The Populus alba chromosome 6, ASM523922v2, whole genome shotgun sequence genomic interval TTCTTGAAGGTTGGCAGGACCTTAAGACCAAGCAAGCTAGAACTGGTACACACAGATTTATGGGGACCGTCTCCAGTAGCATCTCTTGGAGGTTCTCGATATTATGtgacttttattgatgatttcagcaggaaggtatgggtttactttctgaaaaataaatctgatgtgtttgaaacattcaagaaatggaaggctaTGGTTGAGACTGAATCAGGTCTAAAGTTGAAATGCTTGAGATCTGATAATGGAGGAGAATACATTGATGGAGGTTTCAAGGAGTATTGTGCTGTCAATGGTATCAGAATGGAGAAGACCGTTCCAGGCACACCGCAACAGAATGGCGTTGCTGAACGGATGAACAGGACCATCAATGAACGAGCTAGAAGCATGAGGTTGCATTCTGGGTTACCTCAAACATTCTGGGCTGATGCAGTTCATACCGCAGTTTACTTGATCAACCGTGGACCATCAGTTCCTTTGGAATTCAGACTGCCCGAGGAAGTATGGAGAGGAAAAGAGGTACAACTCTCTCATTTGAAGgtctttgggtgtgtttcctATGTTCACATAGATTCTGATGCTCGCAACAAGTTAGATGCCAAATCCAAGAAATGTTTCTTCATTGgctatggagatgaagaatttgGATTTCGGTTCTGGGATGATCAGAACAGAAAGATTATTAGAAGCAGGAATGTGATCTTCAATGAGAAAGTTATGTACAAAGACAGATCAAGTGGAGAAACAGAGATGGCTGATTCAGATACAAGTCCACCAAGATCTGAATTCATAAGATTAGAAGGACTTCCCGATGTTACTAAGGAGAACAACAATCAAGAGTCTTTACAAGAAGATTCAAGCACATCTGTGCCCACTTCCACACAAGAAGATGCTGAGCAACTTGAACCAGCTGTTCGCAGGTCTTCAAGGACGATAAAGCCCCCGCAACGGTTCACACTTTTACTGAATTATATTTTGCTGACAGATGGTGGTGAACCGTTATCTTATGAAGAATCCTTAGAAGATGGAAACTCAAGCAAGTGGGAGTTAGCCATGAAGGAGGAGATGAGTTCGTTGCTGAAGAACAAGACTTGGGAGCTAACAACATTACCTGAAGGAAAGAAGGCCTTGCAAAATAAGTGGGTCTACAGAGTGAAGACTGAGCATGACGGAAGCAAACGGTTCAAGGCAAGACTTGTTGTCAAAGGGTTTCAACAGAAGAAAGGCATTGATTACTCTGAGATTTTTTCTCCAGTTGTGAAGCTCAcaacaatcagagttgttctggGGATAGTAGCTGCAGAAAATTTACATCTGGAACAGTTAGATGTAAAAACAGCATTCCTTCATGGTGACTTGGAGGAAGATATTTACATGCAACAGCCAGAGGGGTTTGCAATGCAAGGAAAGGAGAATCAAGTCTGCAAGCTACAGAAAAGCCTAtacggtttgaagcaagctccaagacagtggtacaagaagtttgacAACTTCATGTGCAGTTCCGGGTATACAAGATGCCAAGCTGATCATTGTTGCTATGTCAAACATTTTGACAACTCCTACATCATTCTACTattatatgtagatgatatgttgattgcaGGATCCAGCATTGAGGAGATTGATAAGCTGAAACAGCAGTTGTCGaaacagtttgaaatgaaggatctgggagctgctaaacaaatacttggcatgaGAATCATCAGAGATAAAGACAAAGGCATACTAAAGCTCTCACAAACAGAGTATGTCAAGAAGGTTCTCAGCAGGTTTAGTATGGATAATGCTAAACCAGTAAGTACACCACTTGGGAATCATTTCAAGCTCAGCAAAGATCAGTCACCAAAAACTGAGCTAGAAAGTGGATACATGGATAAGATTCCATACGCCTCAGCTATCGGCTCTTTGATGTATGCTATGGTCTGTACCAGACCAGACATTGCCCATGCAGTGGGAGTTGTAAGCCGATATATGAGCAATCCTGGAAAGCAGCATTGGGAGGCGGTGAAATGGATCATGAGGTACTTAAAAGGTTCATCGGAAACCTGTCTTAGTTTCACAGCTGGTGGTTTAAAACTTGAAGGTTTTGTAGATGCTGATCTAGCAGGAGATATTGATAGTAGAAAGAGCACTACAGGATATGTATACACTCTAGGAGGCACTGCTGTTTCCTGGAGTTCTACCTTGCAAAAGATCGTCGCTCTTTCAACAACAGAAGCTGAATATGTTGCAGTCTCGGAATCTGCAAAAGAGATAGTATGGTTGCAGAGTTTCTTGAAAGAATTGGGCAAGTTGAATGGAAAAGGTACTTTGTATAGCGACAGTCAGAGTGCAATCTTCCTTGCCAAGAATCCAGCATTTCACTCGAGGACGAAGCATATTCAGATCAAATATCACTTCATCCGACAACTACTGGACGACGAGCAACTAATGCTAGAAAAGATCTGTGGAAGCAAGAATCCAGCTGACATGTTAACCAAAGGAGTTACACTTGAGAAACTGAAGTTGTGCAAAACTTCAGTTGGTCTTCAAGGATAAAAAGGATTTCATTGTTTGTCTCCAAGTGGGAGATTGTTAGCATTATGGAGACAAACAAACCCCACCATGTGCAAGTGGAATTATAGTCTCCCACTTAGCACATGGTGGAGGACACCCCCCACTCCCaccttgtataattatgtgtgTTCTGTGTAGTGTAGTGAGTGAACTGAAGCTGCgagagaaacacagagagagttgtgtgaaacacagagagaagagagagcttgagtgtagagttgagttgagaacattctcctcctcttgttgttgtattatttctttgtaagcttgattaatacaactagtagctccgtggagtaggcaagttgccgaaccacgtaaattgtgCGTGTTTGAGTTCTGGATATAACCCAACATTGAGTTCTACCATCCCTTTAACATTATGGAGCCTCAAGGACCTCTTGCAATTGACTGAGTTCAAATTCTCTGAGCGGGCCTCTTTCTTTACAAGTTGGAGGAATGAAGGCTGCGATAGTTATTGATTTGTCAGGGAATCAATTGTCTGGTAATATTCCAAGTACAATAGGTTCACTCAAGAAGTTCATAAGCATTTCATTATCCGGAAACAGCTTTCAAGGGTCCATCCCAGAATCATTTGGTGATTTGGTAGCCCTGGAACTCTTAAATCTGTCTCAAAATAACTTGTCTGGTTAAATTCCCAAGTCACTTGAGGATCTTAGATATTTGAAGTATTTGAATGTGTCTTTCAATGGTCTCCAAGGAGAAATTCTAAGTGGAGGTTCATTTCCCAACTTCACTGCTCAGTCTTTTATGGGGAATAAGGCTCTTTGTGGCCCTGCCTGCCTGCAGGTCCCACCATGCCACAGTAAATCTGGTCAACCTTCAAACACCAAATCCAGACTTCTAAGGTTCATCTTACCTGCTGTCGCATCTGCACTGCTTGTGGTTGCTTTCGTTTTTCTTCTTGTACGATGTCCACGAAGGCGCCGAAAAACTCCTATTCCAGAAGCCCTTCCATTGACAGCAATCCAGAGAAGCGTTTCTTTCCTAGAACTTCTACGAGCAACAAATGAGTTTCATGAAAGTAATCTGCTGGGTGTTTGGAGTTTTGGCTCTGTATATCATGGGGTGCTTCCTGACGGGCTAAATATAGCTGTGAAGATTTTTAATCTGCAAGTGCAAGGAGGGCTAAGAAGTTTTGACACAGAATGCGAAATCATGCGCAACATGAGACACCGCAACCTTGTGAAGATTATTTGCAGTTGCTGTAATCTTGATGTCAAGGGCCTGGTCCTGGAGTACATGCCTAAAGGAAGCTTGGAGAAATGGTTATACTCTTACAACTATTTCTTAGATATCATTCAAAGAGTGAACATTATGATAGATGTCGCATCTGCCATTGAGTATCTCCATCACGGTTATTCAACACCTGTGGTGCATTGTGATTTGAAACCGAGCAATGTGTTGCTAGATGAAGACATGGTTGCGCATGTATGCGACTTTGGCATTGCAAGACTCTTGGGTGAAGGTGAGTCCGTTGCACAAACCAAGACCCTTGCCACAATAGGGTACATGGTACCAGGTAATCTGTAGTGTCGAATGCGTGGCTTGCTTCCTATTACATATTTGTCAAATCACAACCTATAACATTTTAGCTGTCATTTGCAGAGTATGGACTGGACGGACTTGTGTCCACCGGGATTGACGTCTACAGCTTTGGAATCATGTTGATGGAAATATTCACGCGAAAAAGGCCTACCGATGAAATGTTCGAGGGAGAGATGAGCTTGAAACGATTGGTCGAAGAATCGCTGCCTGATTCAGTGATTGACCTGGTGGATAGTAATTTGCTGAACAGGGGAGATGGCCACTCCTTAAACAAGGAGCATCGTGTCACATCTGTAATGGAGTTGGCTCTGCAACGTGCTAACGAATCACCTGAAGAGAGGATCAACATGGTCGAAATCCTGGCAAGGCTGAAAAACATCAAAGGGGAATTCTTGACAGAACGAGAGAGGCGTAGGCCTTAAGATAAACCAACTTATAGTACTTCACAGCTTAATTTTCCAGTTTTTCTGTGTGCAAGTTAGATTTTCTGGTCAATAATCTTAACCTTTTGCTTTATCATGTGTAGCGACTTGGTTTTCTCAAGCTGAAGAATCCATATCCCCCCAGGAAAAGCTGTTTTCATTGGTCCTTATCTGCTTGGACTTCATCCTGCATACTGCTTTCTTCAAGTCAAGTTTAGGCAGCTCTTTGATGAACTTCATTAATACAAAATGGGTTCAAATTGGTTGTTATTGCCTTGCTTGTCCTCCACACTTAGAAGATTGCTTGGTTTCTGCTTTGATTTTGTGTTGTTCTGAAGTTACTGATCAATCCATAAATTTACCGTTTGTTTTTGGTAACTGCCTTGTATCTTCCAAGAATAATGTCCCCAGGGGACAATCCTACCAATAAGATGTgatatttctatttgttttagtgtttataaagtgattttgaaaaaaaaataatatatttttaattttttttactttaaattgtttttaaatcgttttgatatgctatgttaaaaataattttttaaaaataaaaaaatattaatacatttttgaataaaaaatattttaaaaaataataaatattacacTTTTAAACATCACCTTAAATATCATGAAAGAATATCTCAAGACATATTTGCTACTTTTgactgaaaataaataaataaagaaacttTATAAACTACATTATGTGTCAATTATATATcaattatctctctctctctctctattttccttagccttttttcctttttattctttCCACCTCATCTCTATTTAAGGAAACAAAATGAACAGCTAAGAAAttcttaagaaattattttggtCTAGAAAATAGGTTAATCccctttttctatatataattttccaaTCATTTATTAACCATATGAAACACTAAAtagcataaaataatttttttaaccaccCCTAACCTTTGTAGTGTATTATTAAAGTTTCATTTTGCCTCTGGAAACTGTAAAAATGCTTGAAAACAAGCCCAAAAAACCAATAATATTATGAGCTAAATCATGCAGGAGAGAGCAAACATGAGAGTTTTGCTCACAAACCTCAAAATGGAGGTGTTAAAAGAAGGTTATATGCTATGCAGTTGATCTTGAGGCAATTGGATGTAAGGTATGATGACATTAGAGAGATGATGAAGACAAACTCAAGAAAGCAAAAATACAGCCACCATTAAGCAGAGGCCTTAATTGAAAGcattgaagaagaaataataattttttttttttgagtatcCTGATAGtttgtgtatattttaattaatcccacaagttttaaaattaacaattatgtaaGCTTTCAGTAACTATAAGAGGACTAAAACTCGTAATCATTAAAGAGTAAATACAAAGTTTGACcaattgtatttaaaatattaaatgttttttactattaatattatatgtttaagttgtatttaaaataatgCATTACAATTTCCCATTAAAACCAATTGTGCAATAAGTTTTAGGCCGTAAAAGTGGAGACATCAAGAACATGTTTCTTCTATACTTATGgtttaaaaagtatataaattcacaaatttattttatgtttttaaatgtctttttaacaaaaacacgTTTGTGTGTCTTTTTTgtcccaaaaataaaataaaataaacactgCCTTGAATCTCCTCTCATCCTTTACAGGATTTTTATCAAAACCTTAagtgaaaaaatacaaatttccaagtcaaattttctattaatatacaaattaaaacctAATTTCACCCGGATTGTGATTTGAACTACTCACAAAGTCCTGAATAGGGTTGGATTCCTTAACCAACACAGCTCAAAGAAATAGCCGACTTACCTCTCTTTATAAAGACACATGCACTTCTCCTTTCTCAATCAATCaaccaagggaaaaaaaaaaaaaccaaagctttTCTCTTACTGTATTTCAAAACCAGAATGCAAAAGGGAACTCTCGCACCCCCTTCTACTGGTCGTAGAGATAAGACATCGAAAAAAAGGAAGAGGGTGGTTCCTAAAGTTGCTCGACGCGTCACGTCTGAACCTATGATGGTGCTTGCTCGAGAACCGAAAACGGGGTTTGAAGTTTGCACTGCTAAAGGTACTTCTGACAATGGTGATGCGGTAGACATTATTGAAAAGGAGGGTGAGGAGGTTCGCAATGCTGGAGATGTTTGCAACAATGAGGCAGCAGCAACAACCTTTACTGATTTGGATGCCATCTTGCGTCCCCTTGCTGCTGTTGGGGATGGCAACGCCAGGGTTGACGGTGGTTCTTGCAATGTAGTATTAGCACTGTGTGCGGTACCGGTTATGGGGACTCACTTGAATGAAGGCTTGGCTTCTGATCCATTGAGCTCTGATAGTGAAGGTGACAACGACTATCCCACTGACTATTGGACGGATACTTTTCCTAAGTTGTTGTTGCAAGGAATCCCAGAGAATTCCCTTCAAGAAGAAGAGATTGAGATGATTCCTAATCGCTTCTATTTCGATTATTTACTCTGAAGATACCAAGCATCAGTGATTGATGAtgaacttatttttcttttcagtttaggaGCATGATCAACTGTTCTAGcttgttttttcttaagatAGTTAGCACGTCAGGAAgttgtaaaatacaaattggAATAATAGTAATTTATATTGCTAAAATATGATCTGTTTTATGATTTATGACCTAGTAAGCCTTTACAATCTTGATGATTGCCAAGATTCTTCTTCACAACAAACCCTCCTCAAAGAAACCtccattgttggttttgttatGGCCAATATCATAGTGAGTCAACACTTGTACTTGAACCAGGAAAGCCTGATGATCAGAATTCTGCTATAAAGGTTTTGAGCGCTTATTATCTTGAACTGGGCTATCTTGATAG includes:
- the LOC118052994 gene encoding probable LRR receptor-like serine/threonine-protein kinase At3g47570 produces the protein MGNKALCGPACLQVPPCHSKSGQPSNTKSRLLRFILPAVASALLVVAFVFLLVRCPRRRRKTPIPEALPLTAIQRSVSFLELLRATNEFHESNLLGVWSFGSVYHGVLPDGLNIAVKIFNLQVQGGLRSFDTECEIMRNMRHRNLVKIICSCCNLDVKGLVLEYMPKGSLEKWLYSYNYFLDIIQRVNIMIDVASAIEYLHHGYSTPVVHCDLKPSNVLLDEDMVAHVCDFGIARLLGEGESVAQTKTLATIGYMVPEYGLDGLVSTGIDVYSFGIMLMEIFTRKRPTDEMFEGEMSLKRLVEESLPDSVIDLVDSNLLNRGDGHSLNKEHRVTSVMELALQRANESPEERINMVEILARLKNIKGEFLTERERRRP